The DNA segment CAATTATATCAGCACTACGCactttgtcttcttcaaggatttcctcaaaaacaataatattatcttttttcttctccttcatgAGTCCAGTAACATAGTCTATATGGAACACCTTTACCTCTCTCCCAACAACGAGATCAATCTTCAAATGATTCATTAAGAAGCCCTCAAGCTCGAGGAAGCTTAGTCACAGCTACTTTTTTTACCCGCCTCTGCTCAGCACCTCAAAGATCTCCAACCTAACGTTCtctcaacaaccaaaaaaaaaaaaaaaaaaaaaaaaaaaaaaaaaaaaagaaagaaaaaaaaaagaaaaagaaaaaaaaagaacttgggGAATACAATTTTTCCAACCCTAAAGCTGTCTTCTTGATCCCAAGGAAACAAACCATGACCATAATCTTCAATCCCATCCCCACACTAACCAAACAATTTAAAGAATATAGAAGAAAGAGATCAGAGTCCTTAAAAAGCTCCCTACTTCAAAGGCCACAAGCATGAAGCTGAATGGGAATGAGGATAAGGAATTTAGCAAAGCTCCTTCCATGTTGAACATCAAGGTTTGGCTCAGGCGGTCTGATCTGAGGGCAAGAGAAGGATATTTTTCGTAATATCTAAACTCATATGAATGGTTGGTGCTAAGAGTACGTTCTTTGACATCATCTAAGTTTTCTAAAGAAATTGCAATAGAAAAACaacaaatttgaagaaaaatgaattgCATGCAGATAATTGGTAACGACAAACAAACTACTGGGTGTGTAACTCGGCCGTTTTTTGAGTTGTACTTGGAACGGTCAAAAGCTCTAATATTTAGGCCTCGGTTACACGAATgtgataagatgaaaaatttgtgaatggtaatgagatatttgagttgagattaaataagttaatttgtaaaaatgtgtGTTTGAATGTAGAAGTGAGATATGATGATTTTAACGTTTTAGATATTTGATAAAGTGGTGGGTCACCAATTATTGAAATGAGTTTTTAATGATAAACAAGACATCTATATGAAACATATATAAAACAcatcaaacatatataaaacTGATATACACCAGATAAAACAATTTATTACAGCACATAAAATTGATACACACTAGATTTCACACGGCTTAATTACGTTATAAAACAGAGGAGATATAAaacatgtatgaaaataagatgaaacTGCATTAGAAGTGATAAATTTCTTCCATAGAAATTAACACAGGAAATTATGGAGGATATGGAGGACTCTGCTAGCATGGTTACCTTGAAGGACTGCTTGTTCAGAGTTGTGGTGGCCAAGAAATGAAAACGGTGTTTATTGCTCGAGTTAGGTGAGAAGGTGCGACGAATACAGGCATTGGTAGTGGTGGGTGACCTAAGTTTCGTCATTTTCAATTTATAGAGGACAGAGGAATCCCTTGCACGCTACACTGCCGAGTTTCTCCACGGGGTAAAGAGGAAGATTCGCAcgggggaaaaaataaaattgctcaGCACTTGCCTCTAGAAAAAGAGCCGTAGGGTTACCTTTACGGAGAACAAAACTCTCCCACCTTGGTGCTTTTCCCCACGAGCACGACGGGCTTGTTGGTGTCTCAGCTGCGGCCGTGATGTCGATGGAAGAAAATCTCCGGTGTTTTTCGGATGGGGACGGCATTGACATATAGAGATGAGTGGGAAAAGAATGTGGATTGAGAAGGGAAGGGAAAGGAAGGCTCGGGCTGTTAGTGGCACCAGCTTTTACTGTAGTTGTTAGGTTACATCAATATACAGTGTAAAAACATGCAGAGATGGGTTGAGAGGTCTTTAGTGGGCGTTCGGGTACACAGACTACTTCAGCCGTAAACAAAGAGAGATGGTTTGTGTCTCATCGGCCCAACCAAACCAGGCCTTAGAGCACACAGGTCAAATATAACAAAACCCTTAGTCAACTCTTGTTAGTACAACAATGGCATCGTGTGCAGTCTACCACGAGGCCAGCTGCATGTGGTAGAGACTTTGACCTTGGCCCTTTGCGTTGCCTTTTGACTGCCTGCCCTTTGATCCAGTTTAGTCCTTTAACGCAGAGCCAATAATACTCTCATAATTATTGATGCTGAACGAAATCTAACTTTGGTTCAATGGAAGATATATAAAAGAGTACTGAAACAAACCAATCAAGTGACACAATTGTTCCAAACCCAATTCAACCAAACTACCAAATAAAAAACATCTTAgcagagaattaaattaaacaagTTTGCAACCCAAATGACAACATGGAAAACAGGATCCCAACCCAGCAAcaaatttccaaaactcaaccgAGTAACAATTTGCCAAACTCGAAGTAAGTGAATGCATCAGAAGCAGCACTCTCAATTTGCTCCATGCTAAGATTCCCAGCACCCCAGTCCCCCATGAGGACGCTCAAAGGCTTGGGTTCAATACCAACTTGCCCACTAAAAACAGCCAAGTTGAGAACTGGCATTAGTTCCACAACATTTCTGCATTCAAGGCCATAGAACCTTTTAAGCAAGCTTAAGGAGTAGTGTATCCCGACGCCAACAAAACAGAAGAGAGGTGCCGAGAGAAAGTTGATCAAAGACTGAGGAACGACCTCCATGTTAATGAGTTGTATTATAATGCAGCGAGAGCCCGAGCAGAGTTGCAGCGTCGCGGGCTTGCGGGCGGCATGGTTATCAATATCGTTGAACTCGACGTCCAAGCCAATGAGTGGGGGACTGGAGATGCTCATGTAGTTGCAGGAGAGTACGAGTTCGGTGATGAAGCTGTCCACGAAAGAAGCTCCATCTGTCACTGAGGTTTTCAAATTTACCCGGCCATCAACATTCACTATATATGTTGTCATTTTCAGTGTCTGAAATACGTACTAAGattttcctcaacttcaagcaTTTGGTTTCATGTATATGGGTTTCCTAAATATATACTAGCATGGATTAGATAGATCCAAAGAATCAAAAGTGTCAGGATTCAAAAACTAGTTCCGAAGGGGACTAGTAATTCATCTTGGAAATGAAAAACATCATTAAAGACTGGTTTTAGAGAAGTGTAAATGACATCAACATGCATGCATTCGGCAGAAAAATAGTACGCTCCACTTCTATTCCTGTGATAAAGTCTCTTGGAAAGCATATGCTGCGATATTAAATCTGTTGCGACTCTACAGTGCCATTGTCTCGACAATTAATCGAGATTCGAAAACATCCGTCCGATTATCTACTAGTTTCAATGTTGGGGCTGGCTGTTGGGATTCTGCAAGGTTATTTCTTAACAGGGGATGAAATGCATTTTAAGAGATTGTTG comes from the Carya illinoinensis cultivar Pawnee chromosome 8, C.illinoinensisPawnee_v1, whole genome shotgun sequence genome and includes:
- the LOC122274395 gene encoding Werner Syndrome-like exonuclease, whose translation is MTTYIVNVDGRVNLKTSVTDGASFVDSFITELVLSCNYMSISSPPLIGLDVEFNDIDNHAARKPATLQLCSGSRCIIIQLINMEVVPQSLINFLSAPLFCFVGVGIHYSLSLLKRFYGLECRNVVELMPVLNLAVFSGQVGIEPKPLSVLMGDWGAGNLSMEQIESAASDAFTYFEFGKLLLG